A window of Branchiostoma floridae strain S238N-H82 chromosome 9, Bfl_VNyyK, whole genome shotgun sequence genomic DNA:
GTATCATTCATGTATAAAGCTACTTGCGTATGCGATTTTACATTATAAAAGAGAACGTGTCCGATAACGCGAAATATCGGATGCGATCTCGCCACGCTGTTCTCTCCTCGCGAGAGTACATTTCAAAATAGCGCATGTAACGTTTACGTTAATTGAAATTTGGAATACATTTCTTACTATTATCTCTGACACACACTATTATTCCTGACGTACAGGTGGACACAGCTGGCGTGACTGGTGAAGACCCTGTAGCGACCGTTAGGAAGACCGGAGAGGGCGGTATCTTCATGGTCCTTCCAGACGAATTTCTCCGAACGGCACACGACAAGCCGCAAGTACAAGTGATCATTAACCACGTCCCGTCATCCTGTGCGGGGGACTGTTCTTTCGAATGGAAGGCCGAGAGCACTCCTAGTGTAACCGGTGTCACCCCGTCAGAAGGTATGTATAATGGACCTTTCCTGTCGAACACcgtaagccccgccccctctatttcgaacacctcggGCAAAACTAGCGAAACTCGGGCAGAAATGGCGGCGAATGACGGGCCGCGGCCTGCAGGGAGAAACGGTGATTCGGCCTTCATGCAGCCAGATGACGTAACTAAGGCAGCTAAATAGAGATGTTACACATAGTCCACATCGTCGTAAGTCTGAAAAGTCCTGTTGGTGGCAGAACGCGCAAAGGCTGTTTGCAGTGGGGCCTTAGTTTACGCTCCATGCGGAAACACGACTTACGGCACCGCCTAAATTTGCAATCGACCGGGAAGTAAAATAAGTCGTGACAAGCACAAATGCGTCTGTTTAACGTTGCAATTGTTTCTGCTGCATAATCTTTGATACCTGTGCTGCATGCTCCACAGCTGTATCGGTGCAGAAATTGCAGTTAAATCCAAGCCTAGAGCTCGAAAacttgggggagggggaggggcaaattGAGTTACATATTCCAACATGCAGAAGATCACTGTGACATTAATATAAGCACGTGAACGGACAATAACCACGTAGACGTAGACGTAAACAGTGGTGATAATTTACATAAGAGCAGGAGAATGAATATGCgagtgaaataaaagaaaatctttTGCTGTATACGTACTTTGGGCATCTAATGAATGGCGTTACTTTCACTGATTACATAACGCGCTAGATTGCGTATCGTGTTACGGTGAAAATCAGCGCGACTAGGACAAAGATGGCCGCCGCCACCACTAAGTTGTCAGTTTTGCCCGCTGACTTTGGTTTAAGTTTCTTTGGCACCGAAACGCTGTCGCAGCGGGCCAAAGAAAAGGGATATGCTTTCTTCGTAGAAAGCTACGTAAACAGCGTAGAATTGTTCGAGGAGCAGGATGATGTGGTTGCTGTTCGGGCAAAATGCTTTCGGTCCATGCGGAAGGGGCAGGCGCCGCACACGATCAATCTGTTGGTAGGCACTGCAAGCCGGCTGCTGACAAGCAGCCGGTGCACCTGTCAAGCAGGGTACGTATACCTGTGACAGCGTTCGTTTTAGTTTCGTGTAGCAcagctgcatgcatgctcaCGACGTAAACGGAAGATAAAAACACTCACGGAGAAGGAGGCAACTTGCAAGGACACGTAAAAGGTCACCGTGATAGAAATATAAGTACGCCAACGGAGagtaaaaaatgttttagaaacaaCGACAAGAACAAGAGAACGTCTTCAATAAACTTGCAAGTATAATAAAGGGAAATCTTTTGTTGTGTATGTTCTTTGGGCACATATATAATTTTCACGGACTGATGTTACATAACCGTGaaaatgataacgttacatgtcctGTAAAGTGTAACAGCCATCgcggttgggggggggggggcggtgaGCTATCGTTTTACCGTGTTTATGTTTTccgctgggatccctgacactgCCTGAAAAAGCTGAAGCATACTGCCTAATAAAATGTGCTTTTTCGAAAGGGGTTTGGTAGATGCTAATAACGGTTGTTCAACATAATATGTTGTACACAAGCGTCTTATTACGAAAGGTCACTACGTTGGAGGGTTTTAATCCTTTCTCGTTCAATAAAAGTTGTCGCACAGTTTATCATTGTTGTGCTGCCTTTGTCCTTTATCAATATCATGCTCCATATCATGACAATAATTTTGTTCTTACACATAAACTTTCAGCCTGTCAGGTACCTGTGCACACGCACTGGCAGTCGTGTACACATTGAGCCACTTCCAACAACTAGGTCTTAAAGAAGTGCCAACTGATGCAAGTGTAACAAGTCTGCCACAGCAGTGGCACAAACCAAGGGGCAGAAAAATTCAACCAGAGAGTGTGACTGACTTGGTGTTGGCAAATCCAACTAAAACAATCAGGAAAAGGAAACCTGTTTTCCATCAAGAACAGGCAACTGCACACAGGTACTGttgtaaaaacagttgaaaacaatacaaatacagTTCGAAATCATTATTAATAAAGTTTATTggaaatgagaaaatgttgccattttttttcaagtgcaGCCACCTACACAAAGATATGTTGAACTGTTGAAAATCAATACAAATACATTTGAAAAGCATTCCTAATAAAGTTTATCGTATAAAGTTGTTGGTGGAGACATACAAAAGTGTATTTGCTGATATCTTAGTGTCTCAGGTTCACTTACTAACACAGGTTATGTTTTACCGCAACTGTACAACAGCAAGTATCACACACAAGTGAATTAAATTGATGCAAAGAGCAGCATTCCCAACTGCTATTAGTACAGGGTGAATCGAAGAAAAAATAGTACATTTTTTCACAGTATTGTACAGCCGACAAAACCAGAGATTCGTCGCCTCAAAGTGCCAGGCACTGCACTAAGTTACCTCCTTACAGAGGACAGCCCTGAAGCAGACACTCCGTTGGGTAAAGTGCAGAGAGGCTCATCTTTGTTTTACCAGGTAATAATGATAAGACAACTATAAAAGTAAATTGCAGTTTGCTTTGTGTCAGTTTTCAGTGGCAACAGTCTTtgtgataaaagaaaataaatgaaacaaaaacgtAATACTATCtaaaacagaaagaaagcatTAGAATGGTAAGGTCAACGCATTATTCATATTTGCCATAAACAAAAAAGTGGCTGTGTTTCCGGTGCTCAACAAagcaaaggtaatgaaaagaAACGTGTATCTTTTAAATACGTATCAGCAAAGGCCTTTTCGTTCCAAATCACATAAAAATACGTCTTCGAAACAAATTCCCCAGGGAATACTCAGATGATACCACTACGCATGCGTGTAAAAATTCCAGACATGCCTACGAAATTctgggaatttttgtcaaacggtcgcactctataacattaggctcgcccctcaggcgtcgccaaaaacaactGGTCTTTCAACGACAATGTCATACATGCTGTCTTCCTAGAAGTGTACGCAACAGGGTTAATACCTTCATTTGGAACAAGGAAACTGAAGAGGGACATAAAAGTAACATAGGTAAAACCAGTATAATACTGAAGTAAGTTCTTTGTACGAGAGCCAGCAACAACATTAAAACTAAACGCATGCTTTTTCAGTTCTTCATTCTCCCTGCTCAAGTCTGCACATTCTCTTTTCAGGTCTTCATTTTTCCTTCTCAGGTCTTCACATGTACTGTTCAGGTCTTCCTTCTCCCTTTTCAGGTCATCATTTTCCCTCTTCAGGTCCttattttcctttttcagtCTCTGGATGGAACGTAGACTTGGAGAAGAAGCTGAAATACACAACAACAATGAACTATTAATTATTACTACcgtaataaaaatgtatgttagATCTTCCTTTCTCCTCTCTGATGTTGTTGTGAGACTCTTGGGCAGGTGCTGTAAAGAAACAATGCATTATAAGCACTGACTCATGTTTAATTTAAGATTATCTGTTTTTGCATTCTGCAGCTGAACTGTTCCCCACCCAGGACCTGCCATGCTACAGCCACAGCATGTGGGAACACCACATTCCCACAGCCAAACCAGTCATGGGTCCTCCCTGACGAATTCTATGTCTGTAATAATATGTGTAACCTAACGGTAGAGGAGGCAGTTTCCCTTGAGGGGGCTACAGTAAAGCAATCAGAATGCCCCCTCTGGCATGCTGAGCGGCAGAAACGGGTCACAGCATCCATGTTTGGAAAGATcctgaagagaaaaaaagagtaCAACATCAAGTTCCTGACAGGCCTGTTTGGCACCAAGTCTGCCCACAGTGTCTCTCTTGCATATGGTAAGAGTCACGAAGCCCAGGCTAAGGAGGCATACATCCGCACCTTTGAGTCATCTTACCAAGCTGTTCATATTCATGAGTGTGGTCTTGTTGTCGaccctttcttttcctttctggGAGCCTCCCCTGATGCTAAAGTGTGTTGTGGGGCGCAGACTGGCATTCTTGGAAGTCAAGTGTCCCTACAGCGCTCGAAACATGACTGCCAAGTATGCCAGTCTGAACCTTCCCAACTTCTACTTGAAAGCAGAAGGGGACTCCTTGTCTTTAGATAGGAGTCATGAGTATTTCTACCAAGTCCAAGGGCAGCTCTTGGTCACAGGGGCACCCTTTTGTGACTTTGTCTGTCACTGTGTTGACACACACGTTGAGCGAATCCTCCCTGATGTGCAGTTCTGCCAAGATATGCTTGTTCAGTTGGCAAAGTTTTACAAGACACATGCTATGCCGTTTGTTCAGCGCATCACTCAAAATACCCATGTTGACTAAATTATATACTTGCTCAACAACAATCCCACCGGCAACTAGTATTTAGGAAAGTGAAAAGTAAAATGAATTGTGTTTCACTTACATCCTTCTGTGGGTGTTCCCTGCAGCTGACTTTCCTGTATGGGTGGGGTCAGTCTGGGCTTTTTGTTGCTgaaatggataaaaaaacacatgatacTAATTAATGTTGTCAAACAGTAGACTAATGGACATCTAAGCAGTTTCCTGTGTCTAATCCAACAACTCTTACTGAATAAGTTGCTTTTCTACTGAAGAAAatatgcaggtaaaacttgtgtGTTGCAGGTGATTTTGAATGTTCCTAAAAGTATTGCGAACCCTGCATATGACATAAtgcctgcactagtgcaggttttcaccccccacccccaaaattAAAAATGCTCATGTAACATTTGCTAAAGCactaaaatatttcatttcacgGGCTGCTAATTCAAAGCCCTGTTGTGTTTCTGCTGCAGACAATATCTACACAGTTTTGAAAATCATCAGACATGTGTATTACTAGTAAATAATAGTGCAAAGTGTGTGTAGACTTTTTGTGCATTATGTACTTCTTTTATTTGTGTTTCACCTTACATGGCACAGACACAAAAGTGACAGTAAGTCTTACCACTCATTCTGCTGTACATGACGTTTCATTGGCGTCCTGACTGGCGCGGCGTCGGTGCCATCCGCTGGCTGCGGGTCTGGAAACCGTGTCGTTGGTCTGCCATCTTTGAAGTGCTGTTTGAGACATGTTTGATATAAGTTTGAAAATATCCACGTACTACCAAAAATCTTACAGCAGGGTACTACATAGGACCAGGAATAGAGTATGGGTCATATCTGGTGCCTGACAAAATACTGTACAGGTTTCCTTCCCACAAATAGCGAAATAAATTCAGGTAAATAGATTGTTGCATTTTGcaaaggggaggggggtattttGAAGCGCCATAACATCCATGCGGTCATGGCGGCATTACAGCACTGCCGAGCGTTACGAGATAAAACAGGGCTAtggtgatatactagtagtacaataTTCATTTCTATGCCCGTTTGTCGATGAAAGTGTGCTAAATTTTAGCCGATAACGTATGTGACACTGCTAAACTGCCTGCCTCACCTTTGATCATACGTTTGTGTCCTTCGTGATCTTCGTTACGTTGAGTTGCGAATGTGGACGACCACAGGCCTTAATCCATctcatgcatgcatccatgcgGGTCTTTGGCTTCGGAAAAGGGTAAAAACTGACTCCAGATACGCAagtataccgaagtcacgggttccgcactgggcgcccagtgcggaattcgtggagaaaatggcgtcggcactcggggcccagtgcggaagaaacttccgcacaggaattccagtgcggaacggctttattcgagtgctgaagacccgtcagcactggaattccagtgtcgaactccgcccagcactcggtttctagtgccgaactccgcccagcactcggtttctagtgccgatctccgctcagcactcggtttctagtgcggaagggtggttcaaaggtcgttcagcactggttacccagtgcggaggtcattgagcactggataaccgagtgccgatctacctaagtcacgggttccgcactgggatttctagtgctcggtgacttttcggcactagaggccgagtgctaagaccacttcggcactagaagccgagtgctactatcattttaagaccgtcagcactgggtttccAGTGCTCGTGTCCTCCCATTtgtgatatacacatgtatatagccCTTGTTAGAGTAGTTTTGTACCACCTTTAATACGTAATGTTATCTGCAAACTATCGCCCCGAGAATAAGAACCTGCCGTTGCGAATCATTCGTTGTTACAGAAATACTTCCAGCTTTCACATCCATTAAAAATAAACCACAATGACAacttttttcaatgtttatttCTTCAAGATTTGTGATAGATATAGCCCTTTTTAGAGTAGTACACAGACTaattgtagttttcttttgaaatacttttcttCATTGTCTGACTTTAAATAGCATGTGCGTTCTGAGTTTGCTTTTGACAGTTGCGCCATTGTTATCGTAATAAATGTTGATTAGAAAGCTCTGAAAATGAATGTCCTTCAGACGTTGATCGAGATTGAAAATACGATTGGTTTAGcgactgtattttttgttttgaaatacctttctttgtatgattttaataGCATGTGCGTTCTGAGTTTGCTTTTGACAGTTGCGCCATTGTTATCGTTATAAGTGTTGATTAGAAAGTTCTGAAAATGAATGTCCTTTAGACGCTTGTAGATTAAatgttgtttggttggttgcaATAGTAAGACAACTTGTGCAACAATGGTTTCATTTAAGGCACTTACGTTCTACAGTAATACTTTGATAAAGAATGTTTCAAGAAATTACAAATATCGTCGACTTCAATATTGTTGTatctgaccaaggacgttatactaGCATACTGACATACGAAGATAAGGCATGTCCCCTTCTTTCGACGGCGATCGTATCATGGCAACCACTGATGTGTACCTTTGACCCGGAACTGTAATGTTACCTCTCATTGAAAAGGCGATGAACATAGTTCTACAGAAATACTTATAGAATACAATAACATTACTAGGAATTACAACATATCGTCATCTTCATTACGTTGTATGAAGATAAAATGTATAAGGTACCCCTTCTTTCGACCACAATGGTAtcgactagggctgggtatcggtacagcgtaccggtacaaaaccggtttttcttattggaccggtccagaaaaaccggacctgaaaaaaattaaatcggatgttggaccgataagaaaattaacatattatttcatcaggcattcacacgttttggcgcttgcaggtggaagaaaataacaagagcgaagtagagtagagtttatagaaatttctaccaagttatacagccaatcgcacaggtgcaaatagcgtggtaggattttaaaacgccagtttaagtctaatactccaccaaacagatgtatttgtagtgaaatggaccattggtatgagtcatactgaattaggtccaggttcaggtccggacctgaacctgatcctttggacctgaaccggacctggacctgaattttctgtaccggtacccagccctagtatcgACCAATGCCATATTCAATTTTACCCTTTGGCCCGGAACTGTAAATAACGCAACGGAGGCTAgctgtcagcactcggtttcctgTGCGGagtatttgtcgtcactggttttcctgtgcgg
This region includes:
- the LOC118423336 gene encoding uncharacterized protein LOC118423336, which codes for MKRHVQQNECNKKPRLTPPIQESQLQGTPTEGSSSPSLRSIQRLKKENKDLKRENDDLKREKEDLNSTCEDLRRKNEDLKRECADLSRENEELKKHAFSFNVVAGSRTKNLLQYYTGFTYVTFMSLFSFLVPNEGINPVAYTSRKTACMTLSLKDQLFLATPEGRA